The Eublepharis macularius isolate TG4126 chromosome 7, MPM_Emac_v1.0, whole genome shotgun sequence sequence TTATTAACTGTTTTTTTCTGGGTttagtttttaataaataaaatttaaataaataaataaataaaaggtgtgTCAGAATGAAAGCCACTGCCACATGTTTGAGGATGTCTTCCAACAGAGGTGAGTTTGAACTCTAAAagaacaacaacgacaacaacatttggtttatataccacccttcaggacaacttaatgcccactcagagcagtttacaaagtatgttcttagtagcaacaaagcctgttgtgtttAACAACACAATGGGCTCTATCtgggccttgtgagggcatgcAGCCCTGCACCAGCCTGACTTGGCCTCAAACAGGTAGAAATCAGACTggtacagagcacaggagcgctccagggcccCAACTGCGTTCCTGCGCCTTGCACCGGTCTGATACGGCTtactttttatatagtaggatatttgtagtccacctttctcactgggactcaaggcagattacacagtgtgggtcaatacagtcaatatctAAGACCATTTCAATAAAACAGGTAATGTGTGTATCACATGCAAGTTTGGGCAGATTTAAAAACCCTGCAGAGATCTGcaaaagagctgaagaaatgctgaaacaaagcaccaCTAATTCTATGGCTGATGCATTAAACCAaacaggaactacccagtaggatcctaCTGAATGGCAATAGTAGCGAAGTCTTGGGCCCCACAATTTTTTATGAGTTTTGTGGCCCCTCCCGACCCCTTTCCCCAGAGCCCCTCTGCTTGACTCCATGCAAATCTCAAGCTCTGGCTGCCCCAGAGTCGGGGAGGGAAGCAGCCCCTTCGGCCTGGCCCTTCTGCTGCTGAGCTGTTATCGGGTCCCAGTACGGGGATGTACTAAGAGGAATGACTCCAGGATTCATGGGAGAGGCTTCAAGGCCcactggagataatgggagcaaTAAATGCCAATGTACTTGCACCAACTCCATTGAAATACTTTGCAGCACAAAAAAAGGtaacaaagaaaatgtggaatggattttccattaaGGTCTCTGGCCTCAGATGGACTATTCTGGGACTggcatgacatcccctgggagcagcagaagcatcctggggctggcatgACAGACTCCAgcttgtaatgtatttcaatggcgCCCATGCAAGCAAATTGGCATTTCTGGCTCCCATTCTCTCCAGTGGGCCTTCAAggctctcccattatttccagtgggcaatcctgtcattcctttcagtaaaatcccccccccatccccagtttGTGCAGTTCAAGGGGGGCTTTGGAGAAAAGAGCGGTAACTGGGCTCCACCTATAAGCGGACTGGACCCCTGCTGCGTGTGAGGGCAGGAGGGAAGCGTCACCTTGAAGGTTTGCCAGtcttcaggtggtagctggagatctcccagaattacagtggctctcgaggccctggagagctgtttccctggagaaaatggctattttataaggcagactatggcattatgctctgctgaggtccctcttctccccaacgccccaaatctccaggaattttccaacctggagctggcaacctgttGGCCTGCCGGAGCACCTGTGGGGTGCGGTGGGATTCTCATGCTGGATCCCCACCACGCTTGCTGGGAGAGGGGTGGCATGAGACTCCGTCTCCACTCCCAAGGCTGCGCTGCCCTCGCAGGGGGCACTGACGAATCCCAGGCCTGTTGCTTTCAGCCTCCCGTGAAGGCCCAGCGACCTGAATCGCTGTGAAGTTCCAGTCAGCCTCCTCGCTTGCAGGGGCAGCGCTTCCGCTTGCGAGGCTACTAGGCAAGGCGTGCTGCCAAGACGGGCTTTTTATCCCCGCAACTGCACCTGCGCGAGAATAAAATGTGCATCGTCAGAAACCCGCTTACTGAATTATGTAGTAAggtgatccccacaacaaacaccctgtgaggtgggtggggctgagagagctcctagaagctgtgactcacccaaggtcgcccagctggcttcacgtggaggagcggggaatcaaacccggttgtccagattagtgtcccgtgctcttaaccactccaccaaactgatTAGAGATGTGGTAGAGAGATGGAAACCTTGCAAACAAAGCAGCTGAAAAGCAAAAGGTTATAAGctctggggggaaaccactgtATGAACCAGCTGCTCAACTGTATGAATCATCTAATATCATACAGTTTTCTGTATGAATCATATTATTATCATTGTTACTCTGATAACAGAATTGTTACAGAAAATGGGGGCAGGAATTGGGAGTCGGATATTTAAGGATGTGTATCAGATGCCAAGAAATGTTGAAATAAGGAGCAAGTATTTACAGGTAATACGTAGAATGATACAGAAATCCGATTATCTGAGATGTCTCAAAAACTGTCAAATCCCTGTTGGGAATGTCAAGCTGTTGGCTGTGTATGTAGAGAGACAGCCATATAGTTAAGGAATACTTTCACGGTGCTTACGAGTTCGTGTGTAGAATATCTGCTTATTAATGGAGCATGAAGCCATTGTTCTATTTGTTCCCGTTACCAAAAAAGCAACGGTACCTTCTAATGTAGCTAACTTCTTGTAACAGCTGGGGTGCTCCTGCACAGAATTAGACATTGCAACCTTTGCCTAAGAGAGAGAGATAGTTGCATAAGACACGAATATCATGTTAATGGAAAAGTTTTCAAGATTtcaaccttggccgtttccagatggccccccgcctcgcgaaacgtcgcgcgtcgttgtgcagaaaacgcgaaatatcgcgttttctcgcgcgagttttgtgcgacgtcgcacaaaactcgcgcgagaaaacgcgatatttcacgttttctgcgcaacgacgcgcgacgacacgcgacgtttcgcgaggcggggggctgtctggaaacggcccttgtgttAACAAAGTGATTTGGAAAAGACGTTGCACAGGTCCTTCTTATTCAATGTTGCTCCTTATTGTTAAACCAGAGTATACAGAAGTCTAGATTCTGCTCGACACCagaaacaatggggggggggggggaaataagcattcttttaaaaaaagttttattgaaTTAATAAAGGGACATAAAATTGAATAACTGTGGCAAGAGAAAGAgattttaaagaaacagaaaaccTAAAAACTTTCCCCAAATCTCTACCAGCCtgtaagggaaaatgaaaaggggaGAACCAGACATACAAGCCTGGCCTCAACCTGGAAACGGGGAGGGATTCCTGGGTGGTGGCTGAGAAGCCTTGGAGCTTGGAGAGAGACCAGGCAGGGGGAGAAGATGCAGCCCAGCTAGTCTCAGGGAGAGTCCAGCAGTGAAGCCGGGGTCGCTGGAGGACCAGTGACCCCAGCTTCCCAACCAGTGACCCCAAACTGGGGCTGAGGGACAACTTTTTGCACCTTTCTGCCAGAAAAGAAGAGAGGAATGGATGTTGGCATCTGAATGGGAGATGATGATGTCTTCGGTCTTCCCAGAGTTGGGCGAGTTTGAAAGACATTCTGTTAAGACTGTAAAGGGGAGTTTTCCTGGTTTCCTGGCATCAAATATGGTCCTAAACCATACTGCCGCTACTCACTGGTTCTGGAAAGTTTCAGCCGTGCAGACATTAAAAATCCTAGCTTTCACATCAGTTCTACCCACAGTTCACATCATCAGTGCAGACATGTCCAAATGGAGTAAAGACTTTTATTCATTAGCCAAATCCATTCAATACTTGTGTTAAAAAAGGATAATTCTCCCGTCCCTCATTGGGGAGAAGTAATTCGtgaaaaaagacaggaaaatggACAATAAAAAGCTTCTATGACCTGTGCATCCCAAAGGGAAGAGGAGCAGAAAGGAGTATTTAACTACAATCCCCATAAGTCTGTTCTTAAAGGCACAGACCTTGTTGATTTCTGTTGCCAATATAGAGGCATTTCTATTCTGCTGTAACAGCACAGGTCCCTTTGTAATGAGCTTTCTGAACTAAGCCTTCACTAGTCAAAAGAAAGATTTCTCTTTCTCTTGgacagctttcagcaattagtttgaGATCTGTCAAACACCTAAGTTCTTTGAACGACCTGTTTATCAGTACCTTTGTTTATAGGGTGCGTTGTTGCTTTGCAACTTCTTATCAaagcacacagacacctgtctagagtttctTTCCTTTTGAGTAAGAGAGCAGGGATCTGAAGTAGGACCTCTGCTAGACCAGGTTGCAGGAGGAAGTGAGGATTCGAGAGGTCTTCATGCAGGAGactctattttcttttttaaaaaacagcagaacCCTCAAATCTGCCCTCTCAGGCACTTCTCAACCACAGAAGTTGATGAGGTCCGAACCGTCTTCTTCGAGGCACTGTGTCCTCagccataaacacacacacacacacacaccccacctccaTCCAAACCTCTGTCTGCATTTCCTCAGCATTGAATAGTGGGCAGTAAGGGAGCTGCCAGTAAGGGTTGTGGCTTCCAGGCCTCTCTTGAGTAAAGGTCAACCCACAAAAGCAAGGCTGGGGGCTGAGGTTTCCTAACTTCCCAGGCACCCAGGGATCCCAGTGGGCTGGCAGCAAGGGATCCCAGAGGGGCTGGGAGGGCAGCCAAGTACTGCCTTTGCTTCTGGGACAGCCCAGCTTTTCTTCTCCCTCGCAACCAAGGGGATGCTGCCGGTGACATCACCCTTCCCTTCTTCTGTCTGCAGAGGCCAGCAAATGGAAGAAGATGGCATCAGTGAAGAGTGAAGGCTCGTCTTCAGTGGCCCACGGGGAAGATGCCAGGAGGAGGACAGTGACCCGGGTGATGCCTGCCAACTCCGGGCAGGATGGCAGATAACTCCGCTTTGCAGCTCAGCAAGAGCAGGATGGCTCCATCAAGCCCCTCTGCAGGTTCACGGTGGTGAGTGAGGCATGCTAGCGGGCTACCTTGGGTCTTCCAGGAGTGGGGTCTGTGGTACCAGTTGGCCCAGAGGACCATGGGGGAAGTCCGACAATTGGTACCATTGCAACACTGTTGAGAGGTGCTGGCGGTAGCCCACAATTACCCTTGCACGGGGCACCAGGGTGCCAAGAATGCCACATCCCAGATCGCAGCTCACTTTTTCTGGTCCACCTTCGCTCCCAAGCATGGAGGCAAGGCAACACGTCGTCACAGCGCAGATGGCCCAAGAGGCCGATGGCAACAAGAGAATGAGAGCCCGCACTCTCCAAGCCGGTGACCATCTCCTGGCACGCTTGTGTGTGACGAACATCAGGGCATCGATGACGGCCATCCTCATCGCATCCTCACCACACCTCTCCTCAGTACTTCCCTGGACTGCCGGTTCCGGCGGTGGCTGCTCCAGACGCAGGCGGCTCAGGCTCCGTGACTTTCGAGGCTTTTTAAGGATAATAAGGCTTTAACAAACAttcctctaattctgaattctctacTCGAAATCCTGTTACTCTTATGTCCTTGTCATataaatcttttatttgtctatatcgAAGCCAATCATATTGAAAACCCAACTCTTCTTCCGATCTAATGTCATACCTATTCTGTTCTACTTTAAGAATTTCTTTATACGTCAACCAGTCCTCCCCCTTACGTCTCATAACCGGATTTATTACTTCCAccggtataatccacattggtactAAATAGGAATTTAGTAACATTGGTTACgtactctgtgtgccctccaagAGGCTGTGCCCTTGTTCCTCCTTTCTTGTTAGGCAAGCGCCCCTCTCCTGAGCAGAGCAAACAATTTCATCCATTCTGCCTGGGCCCTTTAGTacatttagagttgccaacctccaggggaaGCTTGGAGTTTTCCTGAAATCATAACTgggctacagagatcacttcccctggaggaaaaggcaaCTTCAAAGGTTGGTGTCTCTTACAGCctcgctgagctccctcccctctccagactccaccctgcCCAGGCTCCCCCACCCAATATCCTGAAATTTCCCAACCTCAAGTTGGCAACCCGGACAGCAAGCCTAGCGGCTACTCTGCGCTAATCCTGCGTCCCCAGGGATCAGCCTCAGAAGCGCTCCTCTTGCCCCGTGGTTCCTTCAGGGTTTCAGACTTCAAAAACAACACAGGGAAGAAGGCAGggatgcctcctcctcctcctcctcctcctctagtgCACCATTTGGCCCTGCTGCACTTTTACTCTCTTCAGTGCCAACAGGCACCAGCAGCTGCAGTAGAGTTGCAAGCCCTGGTGGCAAACTTGTGCCTCTGTAACATCTAGTTAGGCTGTCAGGGCTTTATCAAGTGAGAACTTGACCCCTTTCACACTTACGGGTTAAAGCGCCATTTCTGAGCAGTCACCACTCACAATGGCTTCGGCTTGGCACCCGCTCTTTCCACTCTGCCACCCACAGTTTCAATTGGGcgtcttctttttccttttagactggctttgaagtTTCGGGCGTTCAGGGCTTTGCAATAGACGTCacgctttttaaaaactttgagcaggcctAGAAACGTGGCAGTTCTGGAAcccgccccctccccttttgcgcttgggctgtcccctgcccgctggagaggcaattggcgGCAGAGTTCTGCGGGGAAACATGGACCactctccctttaaaaaaaaaagccaagccaggaaagggttaaaacgcTGCTGCGCTGAAGCCCTTTGGAAATGGCTGTGCAAAACCCCCTTGTTTTCACCTTGGCAGAAGATGTGAAAAGCAGCAGTGGAACCCTTTCCagccttttaaagccagcagaaataGGAGTTGCAGCACTTTGCTaactttttggggtggggggaataaaagTGTGTGCTCATTCCactgagggagggaggagggagcagcccTTCCAGCGCCGCTTCTTCCCTGTGGTTTCAGCCCCCTGCCCAATCTGGCTTCCTTTGGAGAAGTCAGATCAAAGGGTgtggctggggggagggagagatctTGGGGAGCTCCTAGAGGATCTGGGGACAGGTGGcttaggaaaggagggagggaagagagacaccccccccccgctcacacACCGAGGTTTagggcagcaggagggggagaaaaggctGCGAGCTTCCGGCTTGCAGGCTCGCTGGGGGAGCGACGGGCCCGGCTCCAGCGCCGCTGTGGGGCGAGATCCCCCAGCAGACCGGTTCATTTCGTCTTTGGGCTTCCAGGAGTCACGCCTCACTTCTCCAGgcgtggctcacgaaagctcctccCCGCCACCAATGCTGTTAGTCTCAgaggtgccactgagctcttgcGCTTCGCTCTGGCCCGAATCCTGCCTTTCTTCATCGTATTCCCGCTCACTTCTCGGTCCGAACAATGAGAAATGGGCCAGGAAGGGCCTTTTAAAGAGCAACCCAATTCCCTGGGAATGAAGCGCAGGCGAAGAGCTGGGACTCTCGGGAGCTCCCGGCCGGGCCGGGAGATCTCGCCACACACTGCCGGGGCCCCCGGGTGGGTATGGGGGGGGCGGAAGAGGGGGAAAAAGAAGTGTTTGAAAACTGCTATGAAGGGAACCGTCCTGCATGGAAGCAGTTGTGATATTAGAGCTACTGTGGTCCCATGGCTTGTGTACACCGCTCGTAGTGCCACATCCCCAGACAGCTGGTCGCTCAGCAGGGGTTGTGCATGCCGCTAGGAAGCTGGCACCGTGGCGAAGAACAGGTAATGCCCTAATTTCCCCTGTGCAGATGCGGCCAGGAATATCTTCATCGATTGGTGTGCTGGCAGGCAAGAGGGACAGCTGGCTGGGCAGCCTTGCATGACTATTAGCGCAcgaaaagagagggggggggggctcgactCTGACAAACCGGGGCTTAGAAACTGCCCTCTTTTGGTTTCCTTTTGTTGAGATTGGAGCGGTTTAAGCCCCCCTGAATATAACATTATAAATACGCAGGCAATGCTTAGGGAACAGCCTGCCATTCCAGGGAAACAGAGCGCACGAAAACGCTGAGTGACCATCTTTCTTCCTCTccgtcccccgccccccccccccgcattaaaTCCCGTAATTAAATAAGAGCAGAATAACCCGGCGAGCTTGCTCTTCTCCCCAAACTGCGACCTCTCCGCCTTCCACGATAAAATCCAGTGTTTTGCAGGTTTTATGAGGGCCGGTCCGCTTCCCCTTCACTCTACAAGGGGGACTGATGAGCTTTTCAACGCTGACATTTGAAATGACACACAAACTATCCAGAGGGGAAACTACTTCGAGCTCCACCTGGTGGTTATTTAAGGAAGAGGCTTTCGGAAAGGCAAAGGATTGCGGAGACGGTGTGAGCATGTGCAAAATGGAGGAGCCGGGTGGGCTCCTGTCTCCCGTCTTGGAGGCGCGGGGAAGAAACTCGCGGACTCTTGAGCAGAGGGGCAGGCGCGGCGCGGCCGCTCCGGGCGAGGGggcagggcgggcgggcggcctgGAGCGGCgcgggcggtggcggtggcgggcGCTGCTGCGGCGCTGCTACGCGGAGGTGCTGCCCCTGGGCGGCCTGGTGCGGCGCCTGCAAGGCGGGGCGCGGGGCCGGCCGGAGCCGCTGGTGCAGGACTGGGACCCCCCGTGCTACCGCCGCCTGGTCAGCCGGTGCGCGGTGGGGCTGCCTGCCGGCTGCCAAGCGCCCCCGGAGCAGCTCTCTTTCCAGCAGGTAGGGGGGCTCGGCAGGGAAGGGCTCTCCGGGCAGTGCCGTTCAGTGGTTAGGATGCGGGGCTGCGAAGGAGACGCCAGCGCGGGTGGCCGCTCGCCATGAGGGTGAACCGGGCGGTCCTAAGGAGAggtaccccagtctaagcccattgaagtcaattctTCTTtgcgttgccagctccaggttgtgaaattcctggagatctggggcgtggagagggcggggttgggggaggggagggaccttatcaGGATGTAGTGCCATAGAGCTCACGCCCCAAATCAGCCGttttctctgttgcctggagagcagttgtaattccaggagatctccagccatcacctggaggctggcaacccacctTGGGCAGGCCAGGAATGAAGAGTTGCCTTGCAGCACCTTAGAGATGACCAAACTTCTTATTACAAGGGAGGAGAGCCCACTTCTTCCCATGCAgttctctttcagcctagcctacctctcagggctgttgtgaggaccaCAGTCAAGTAGGGAAGATCTGTATGAAGTGGGGTGGAATCAAAATGAAGTGAATCATTTTTAATGTAAATTGGTTATTTTTAACAGGTTTGTGGACCGCTATTCATGGCCAGGGTTAAGAAACTGCTCTGCCCTTCAAAATCTGAGCGGGTGGTGCTTGCCTATTTTTTTCATGCCCGTAAGGACTCGAAGCTTGCTTTTAACGGTTCCCTTGGCCTTGTTTTTAGTGCTTTCATagtgagctgccctgagcaggTTGTGGACAGGCGGCATAGCAGTTGTCTAAATAAAGTTCAAAGGAAGATGAAAGCTGGGATTTGCAGAGAATTGTTAGCCCACTAacactttgagccaagctacgaATGACGAATGAGGCTTgagcggcaagtgaacagactcacgtgtattcctccctgttcacttgcgtgccacttgatcacatagtgcacagggaggaatacatgtgagtctgttcacttgcctctcaagtgtcattcatcacttgtagcttggcccttactaaGCTGCTGGTTGGGTAGTGGAGGAGTgtgtggttcccccccccaacacacagacCTTTTGAAGAACCACTGAGTCGGGGTCTGTGCCCATTTTCGCCGTTCTCACTGTTTCTTCCTGGCTCTCTTAAGGCTGAAAAGTCATGGTGGCTCGTGCTGCACACCTGCTGCCTGCTTGACGTTCCCAAGGTGCTCCCCTGTGCCTGGCGTGCAGCGTCTGAACTGAGGACCAAGCTAGAcgtgatgagttacacttgaatggcaagtgaagagactcacatgtcttcctccctgttcactggtGCTCCACTAGCTTGGCCCCGAGTCTTTTCCTCCAGTCTCGTTGTATGAGCAGCCCCCTTGTTGCTGATTCAGTGTCACTCTcggttctgttttttctttctagtTTTCTAGTCCACGTGATGTGGTCGAAAGGATCATCCAGAGGATTTGTGAAAAGAGCAAGAAGAACGTCCTGGCTTTTGGCTACGCCCTGTTGGATGAGACCAAACGCCCCTTGCCTGGCATGCCTGCCCTATGCCGCTATCTGCCTAACAGCACCACAGAAACCATTTGCCAGAGCGTCCTCTGGGAAACAGTCCTGAGTAGAGTTGGGGATGAGGTCATGATGTACCTGTTGGAGCACTGCGCCCTCTTCGTGCTGGTGCCTCCTAGCTGCTGCTACCAGATCTGTGGGCAGCCTATCTATGAGCTGACCTCAGGGACCTCAGTGCCCTCGCCCCTGTTCCTTAGACAGAGGTATTCTAGGCCAACCCACAATATTTTATCCGGGTACCTGCAAGGGAGGCGTTGGTCTCGTCAGCATTACCTAGGAAAGGCAAAATGGAGGAAACACACTTCTGGAAGACCGAGATGGGGCCCACAGGAAGGCTTGGATGGCGACACTTTGCATTCTCCTGGGGCTGCCCAGAACGCTACAAAGAGCAACCCAGTTACGATGACCAGTAACTGTCTAGCAAGTCAGCCAAGACCCAGCCAGCAGTCATCGTTTTCAACAATGTTATTAAAAAGGAAACGGAAGGATTGCAGTGAAATGAATGCAAAGAGAATGAAAATCACACCAGGGAATGAAGGGTTAGAAGAGCAAACGAGAGACCCGTATCCCACTGAGTGCAAAAATCAGTTGGGTGGAGATGGTGATAGTAACGCAGCTGGCGGGAGTACGAGGCCATGTTTGGCAGACCAGTTAATCCCCACGAAGTACATTCCTCAAAAACCTGATTATGGAGCACGTGATTATGGCGCACCTTTCGTGGTTCTGAGCGGCAAGACAGTAACGCAAGGTAGTAAGACAGAAACTCTTGCGAAATCCAGCACTGAAGCAAAGGTGGGAGCGGGCGTTCGTAGAGCATCTCCCATGCAGAAGGTAACGGTGAAAAATCATAATACAGAAAAATGCCTTACAAAGCACACATCAAATTCAGTTGGGGTGCCTTCTGACAAAATACGCCCAGCAGGAGAAATTAAGATGCGCGATCTCCTGTACTCTTGCCAGCCGCGGAAAGAGCGTTTACGTAAATGGTTTGTGCTGAATCGTTTAAAGCGGAACCGGGCAGGGGGACAACTGCTTGTGGAAGCAGTCTTCTTGAGCAGTCAGGCCCCGAAGCAGCCTCCTGATCCCAGGCCCCCGAGCAGCAACCGGAGGAAGAAGAGGCTTCCCAAACGCTACTGGCAGATGGGAGGCCTGTTCCAAGAGTTGCTGCAGAATCATGCCAGGTGCCCCTATCCTGCGGTGTTAAAAAGGAATTGCCCGGTTTGGGCTTTAGACCAAATTGGTGTAAGAAAGCCGGGTGAGAGCTTAGCTTGGACACGGAGGGCCAGCAGTGAAGATTGCCTCAGGGGCGCCTCGGGTGGCTTCAGTCCATCCCCCCAAACATCCGGCGTTTCAAGTAGAATCCGTGAAAACATCGAGTCTTGCCAAGAAAGCGAGGAGCCAGTCCCCGGCTGTGTCTCCAGGGCCGACGTCCTGGCACTCCTGAAGCAGAGCAGCAGCCACTGGCAAGTCTACACCTTCGTGCGGGAATGTCTTGAGAGAGTGGTCCCCGCAGCGCTTTGGGGCTCTAACCGCAACAAATGTCGCTTCTACAAAAATGTGAAAAAATTCATCTCCCTGGGGAAGCTGGCCACGTTCTCTTTGCGGGAGTTGATGTGGAAAATGAGGGTGAACGATTGTGCCTGGCTTCGCCTGACCAAAGGTATTGATGGATTAATCCGAAAGAATTAATTCAGTTTTCCTCTAAGTGGTGAGTTTGAAAGTTAGTCTCACCCACCATAGGATTTTCAGAGTCTCTAGCAGGCATCCGAGAACTTTTGAGActctgagagctagtttggtgtagtgtttaagaacggcgggactaatctggagaaccaggtttgattcgccactcctccacttgaagccaactgggtaaccctgggtcagtcacagctgttccagagctctctcaacccgacctacctcacagggtgattgttgtggggataataacata is a genomic window containing:
- the TERT gene encoding telomerase reverse transcriptase; amino-acid sequence: MCKMEEPGGLLSPVLEARGRNSRTLEQRGRRGAAAPGEGAGRAGGLERRGRWRWRALLRRCYAEVLPLGGLVRRLQGGARGRPEPLVQDWDPPCYRRLVSRCAVGLPAGCQAPPEQLSFQQFSSPRDVVERIIQRICEKSKKNVLAFGYALLDETKRPLPGMPALCRYLPNSTTETICQSVLWETVLSRVGDEVMMYLLEHCALFVLVPPSCCYQICGQPIYELTSGTSVPSPLFLRQRYSRPTHNILSGYLQGRRWSRQHYLGKAKWRKHTSGRPRWGPQEGLDGDTLHSPGAAQNATKSNPVTMTSNCLASQPRPSQQSSFSTMLLKRKRKDCSEMNAKRMKITPGNEGLEEQTRDPYPTECKNQLGGDGDSNAAGGSTRPCLADQLIPTKYIPQKPDYGARDYGAPFVVLSGKTVTQGSKTETLAKSSTEAKVGAGVRRASPMQKVTVKNHNTEKCLTKHTSNSVGVPSDKIRPAGEIKMRDLLYSCQPRKERLRKWFVLNRLKRNRAGGQLLVEAVFLSSQAPKQPPDPRPPSSNRRKKRLPKRYWQMGGLFQELLQNHARCPYPAVLKRNCPVWALDQIGVRKPGESLAWTRRASSEDCLRGASGGFSPSPQTSGVSSRIRENIESCQESEEPVPGCVSRADVLALLKQSSSHWQVYTFVRECLERVVPAALWGSNRNKCRFYKNVKKFISLGKLATFSLRELMWKMRVNDCAWLRLTKGSGRSIPATEHRFREDLLSRFLYWLMDSYVAELLRSFFYITETMFQKNLLFFYRKAIWSKLQTVGVRSHLGKVRLRALLKEEIESLQKKKCVPLAAKLRFIPKTNGLRPVVKLSSVVGAENFCKKSRDKKVQYFNTQLKNLFSVLKYEHMKNPSLLGSSVFGKDDIYAVWKKFVLKILESSPQMPAFYFVKADVTGAYDTIPHNKLVGVILQILAPDNKTSYCIRRYAVIIRTRNGQIRKYYRRHVSTGKDFIPDMELFVHHLQESTSLRNAVIVEQSITLKERRSNLREVFLQLIHNSILKIENRYYVQCCGIPQGSILSTLFCNLCYGDMENKLLCGVQEDGVLMRLTDDFLLVTPHLAKAKAFLRALATGIPEYGFTINPAKTIVNFPLDEDMPGYAEFKQLPAHSIIPWCGLLIDTQTLEVYCDYSSYAGTSIRASLAFNCSSNAGVSMRNKLLAVLQLKCHHLFLDLQINSLRTVCINVYKIFLLQAYRFHACVLQLPFNQQIKNNPRFFLRVIADTASCCFSILKAKNAGIPFSTTGPSAPLTCEATQWLCYHAFSVKLGSHTVIYKCLLMPLRQCKIRLLQKIPEATMQLLQKVTDPSLCEDFKAILD